The Papaver somniferum cultivar HN1 chromosome 3, ASM357369v1, whole genome shotgun sequence genome includes a region encoding these proteins:
- the LOC113355618 gene encoding pleiotropic drug resistance protein 1-like isoform X1: protein MMDSGEVYRVASLRRNSSSIWRNNSGEVFSRSSRDEDDEEALKWAALEKLPTYNRIRKGILTGQDGVETKEIDIQNLGFQEKKQLIERLLRVAEEDNEKFLLKLKNRIDRVGIDIPTIEVRYEHLTIDAEAYIGGRALPTILNYAANYVEVKKIFFASVFDLCSSLFCVWVLKFLILGSFWQGFLSFLHILPSRQKPIRILNDISGIIKPCRLTLLLGPPSSGKTTLLLALAGKLDRNLKVSGKVTYNGHEMDEFVPQRTSAYISQYDLHIGEMTVRETLAFSARCQGAGTGYDMLTELSRREKAANIKPDPDIDVYMKSAALEGQEASVVTDYILKILGLEICADTMLGDEMVRGVSGGQKKRVTTGEMLVGPARALFMDEISTGLDSSTTFQIVNSIRQTIHIMNGTAVISLLQPAPETYDLFDDIILISDQQIVYQGPRENVLDFFESMGFKCPERKGVADFLQEVTSKKDQRQYWARKDEPYTFIPVKDFAEAFQSFHVGRQLGDELATPFNKAKSHPAALTTERYGISKKELLKACTAREYLLMKRNSFVYIFKLFQLLITAVIGMTLFLRTELNKDTINDGGVYLGALFFGLTVILFNGFSELAMTVVKLPVFYKQRDLLFFPAWAYAIPTWILKIPVTIAEVFVWVFVTYYVIGFDPNVERLFRQFFLLLFLHQVASGLFRTVAGLGRNMVVANTVASFVLVILLAFSGFILSRVNVKKWWIWGYWISPLMYGMNGLAVNELLGHSWDKTLPGVPGVAERLGTAVLKSRGFYTGPYWYWIGVGALFGYVLLLNVFFTLALTYLSPFAQVQAVAEDPQSEQTGEEMGSLSRKKSSTSRRSRERSEEIKRSMSSNVSDDANPNRKRGMVLPFQPHSITFDDITYAVDMPAEMKAQGVTEDRLELLKGVSGAFRPGVLTALMGVSGAGKTTLMDVLAGRKTGGYIEGSITISGYPKKQETFARISGYCEQNDIHSPFVTVYESITYSAWLRLPNDVDPATRKMFVEEVMELVELTPLRGALVGLPGVNGLSTEQRKRLTIAVELVANPSIIFMDEPTSGLDARAAAIVMRAVRNTVDTGRTVVCTIHQPSIDIFEAFDELFLMKRGGEEIYVGPLGRHSCHLISYFEGIEGVSKIKDRYNPATWMLEVTSAGQESGLGVNFTELYQNSELYRRNKQLIKDLSVPPPGTKDLFFPTQYSRSFFSQCSACLWKQYWSYWRNPQYNAVRFFFTTVIGLMFGTIFWGLGTKTDRTQDLFNAMGSMYAAVLFLGVQNTSSVQPLVAVERTVFYRERAAGMYSALPYAFGQIVIEIPYVLIQSIIYSLLVYSMIGFEWTTEKYFWYLFFTFFSMLYFTYYGMMTVAITPNHNIAAIIGSAFYGLWNLFSGFVIPRPRMAIWWRWYYWACPVAWSLYGLVVTQFGDIQTPLETQETVEQFLNSYFGFKNSFLPVVAVVIVGINVFFAFVFAFAIRTLNFQKR, encoded by the exons ATGATGGACAGTGGAGAGGTTTACAGAGTAGCAAGTTTAAGAAGGAATAGTTCATCAATATGGAGGAATAATTCAGGTGAAGTGTTTTCAAGATCATctagagatgaagatgatgaagaagcatTAAAATGGGCTGCTTTGGAGAAACTACCAACTTATAATCGTATAAGAAAAGGGATTCTAACTGGACAAGATGGTGTTGAAActaaagaaattgatattcagAATCTTGGGTTTCAAGAGAAAAAGCAGTTAATTGAGAGATTATTGAGAGTTGCTGAAGAAGATAATGAGAAGTTTTTGCTTAAACTCAAAAATCGAATTGATAG AGTTGGAATTGACATTCCAACAATTGAAGTAAGGTATGAGCATCTAACTATAGATGCAGAAGCTTATATTGGTGGCAGAGCTTTACCAACAATTCTCAACTATGCTGCAAATTATGTAGaggtaaaaaaaatattctttgcaAGTGTTTTTGATTTGTGTAGTTCCCTTTTTTGTGTCTGGGTTCTGAAATTTCTCATTTTGGGTTCATTTTGGCAGGGTTTTTTGAGTTTTCTACATATTCTGCCAAGTAGACAGAAACCCATTAGAATCCTGAATGATATTAGTGGAATCATCAAGCCTTGCAG ACTGACACTGCTATTAGGACCACCAAGTTCTGGAAAGACTACTCTACTCTTGGCTTTAGCTGGGAAGCTTGATAGAAATCTTAAG GTATCTGGGAAAGTGACTTATAATGGGCATGAAATGGATGAGTTTGTTCCTCAAAGAACATCAGCATATATCAGTCAATATGATCTTCATATCGGAGAAATGACTGTCAGAGAAACCTTGGCTTTTTCGGCGAGATGTCAAGGAGCTGGAACCGGTTATG ATATGTTGACTGAACTATCAAGAAGAGAAAAAGCAGCAAATATCAAACCTgatccggatattgatgtctacATGAAG TCAGCAGCATTGGAAGGGCAAGAAGCAAGTGTGGTCACAGACTATATTTTAAAG attttgggGCTGGAAATTTGTGCTGATACCATGCTGGGTGATGAAATGGTGAGGGGTGTCTCTGGTGGCCAAAAGAAGCGTGTTACAACAG GGGAAATGCTGGTTGGACCTGCAAGGGCATTGTTCATGGACGAGATATCTACTGGTCTAGACAGTTCGACGACATTTCAGATTGTGAATTCAATTAGGCAAACCATCCATATTATGAATGGAACTGCTGTGATCTCTCTTCTTCAGCCAGCACCAGAAACATATGATCTGTTCGATGACATTATTCTAATCTCGGATCAGCAGATTGTTTACCAGGGTCCCCGTGAAAATGTTCTTGATTTTTTTGAATCTATGGGCTTCAAATGTCCAGAGAGGAAAGGAGTTGCAGACTTCTTGCAAGAA GTGACATCGAAAAAAGATCAGAGACAGTACTGGGCGCGTAAAGATGAGCCTTATACTTTTATTCCAGTGAAAGATTTTGCTGAGGCTTTCCAGTCGTTTCATGTTGGTCGACAATTAGGCGACGAACTAGCCACTCCTTTCAACAAAGCAAAGAGCCACCCGGCTGCTTTAACAACAGAGAGATACGGAATTAGCAAGAAGGAACTTCTGAAAGCTTGTACTGCAAGAGAGTATTTATTGATGAAGAGGAATTCGTTCGTTTACATCTTCAAATTGTTTCAA CTTCTGATAACAGCTGTAATAGGAATGACACTCTTCTTGCGTACTGAATTGAACAAAGACACCATTAATGATGGTGGAGTTTATCTGGGAGCGCTGTTCTTTGGTCTGACAGTGATTTTGTTTAACGGATTTTCGGAACTTGCAATGACTGTTGTAAAGCTTCCCGTCTTTTACAAGCAAAGAGACCTGCTTTTCTTTCCAGCATGGGCTTATGCTATTCCTACATGGATCCTCAAAATTCCTGTGACAATTGCAGAAGTTTTTGTGTGGGTCTTTGTCACTTACTATGTAATTGGATTCGACCCAAACGTTGAAAG GCTGTTTAGACAGTTCTTTCTGCTCCTGTTTCTTCACCAGGTGGCTTCAGGACTATTCAGAACAGTTGCAGGACTTGGGAGAAACATGGTTGTTGCAAATACAGTTGCCTCGTTTGTGTTAGTCATTCTTTTGGCTTTCAGTGGTTTCATTTTGTCACGAG TAAATGTAAAAAAATGGTGGATATGGGGATATTGGATATCTCCATTGATGTATGGAATGAATGGACTTGCAGTTAACGAGTTGCTTGGGCATAGTTGGGACAAG ACTCTTCCCGGTGTTCCCGGTGTTGCAGAGAGACTGGGAACTGCTGTTTTGAAATCACGTGGATTCTATACAGGACCATATTGGTACTGGATTGGAGTAGGGGCGTTGTTCGGATATGTTCTCTTATTAAACGTGTTTTTCACTCTGGCACTTACTTATCTAAGCC CATTTGCACAGGTTCAGGCTGTAGCTGAAGATCCACAATCTGAACAAACAGGAGAAGAGATGGGCTCATTATCTAGGAAAAAGAGCTCAACAAGCCGTCGAAGTAGAG AAAGGAGTGAAGAGATAAAGAGAAGTATGTCATCAAATGTATCTGATGATGCTAATCCGAACAGAAAACGTGGAATGGTACTTCCATTTCAACCTCATTCTATCACTTTTGACGACATTACATATGCGGTCGACATGCCAGCG GAAATGAAAGCTCAAGGAGTCACCGAAGATAGGTTGGAGCTCCTTAAGGGTGTCAGTGGAGCTTTTAGGCCCGGAGTTCTTACAGCTTTGATGGGTGTTAGTGGTGCTGGTAAGACTACTCTTATGGATGTCTTGGCAGGAAGAAAAACTGGTGGATATATTGAAGGAAGCATCACAATATCTGGCTACCCAAAGAAACAAGAAACGTTCGCTCgtatttctggatactgtgaacAGAACGATATTCATTCTCCCTTTGTGACTGTCTATGAGTCAATTACGTATTCTGCTTGGCTTCGGTTACCTAATGATGTTGATCCTGCGACAAGAAAG ATGTTCGTTGAAGAAGTTATGGAGTTAGTAGAACTGACTCCGTTGCGGGGAGCATTGGTTGGGCTGCCCGGTGTGAATGGTCTCTCAACTGAACAGAGGAAGAGGTTAACCATTGCAGTTGAGCTTGTTGCAAACCCATCTATAATTTTTATGGATGAACCAACATCTGGGCTTGATGCGAGGGCAGCAGCCATTGTGATGAGAGCAGTGAGGAACACTGTTGATACAGGAAGAACTGTTGTGTGCACCATTCACCAACCCAGTATTGATATATTTGAAGCTTTCGATGAG TTGTTCCTAATGAAGCGGGGAGGGGAGGAAATATACGTTGGTCCATTGGGTCGCCATTCTTGCCATCTGATCAGTTACTTTGAG GGAATCGAAGGGGTCAGTAAAATTAAAGATAGGTATAATCCAGCAACATGGATGTTGGAGGTTACTTCAGCTGGACAAGAAAGTGGCCTAGGTGTTAACTTCACTGAATTATACCAAAACTCGGAACTTTATAG GAGGAACAAACAGCTCATCAAGGATCTAAGTGTCCCTCCTCCTGGTACAAAAGACCTTTTTTTCCCAACTCAGTACTCAAGATCCTTCTTCAGTCAATGCTCAGCTTGCCTGTGGAAACAATATTGGTCATACTGGAGAAATCCTCAATATAATGCAGTGAGATTCTTTTTTACAACCGTCATCGGGTTGATGTTCGGTACAATTTTCTGGGGTCTTGGGACCAAGAC GGATAGGACACAAGATCTGTTTAATGCTATGGGTTCTATGTATGCTGCTGTTCTCTTTCTCGGTGTGCAAAATACATCCTCAGTTCAGCCACTAGTTGCTGTTGAACGAACGGTCTTTTATAGAGAAAGAGCAGCTGGAATGTATTCTGCCTTGCCTTATGCCTTTGGACAG ATTGTAATTGAGATCCCGTATGTCCTTATTCAGTCAATCATTTATTCACTTCTTGTGTATTCCATGATTGGGTTTGAATGGACAACTGAGAAATACTTTTGGTATTTATTCTTTACGTTCTTCTCAATGTTATACTTCACATACTATGGGATGATGACCGTGGCTATAACTCCTAACCACAACATCGCCGCTATAATTGGTTCTGCTTTCTACGGTTTATGGAATCTGTTCTCTGGTTTCGTTATCCCAAGACCG AGAATGGCTATTTGGTGGAGATGGTATTACTGGGCATGCCCCGTCGCTTGGTCATTATACGGACTAGTCGTTACACAGTTTGGAGATATACAAACCCCGCTCGAAACACAGGAAACTGTAGAACAATTTTTAAATAGTTACTTTGGATTTAAAAATAGCTTCCTACCAGTGGTTGCAGTTGTTATTGTTGGCATCAATGTGTTCTTTGCTTTTGTCTTCGCCTTCGCCATCAGAACACTTAACTTCCAGAAAAGATAG
- the LOC113355618 gene encoding pleiotropic drug resistance protein 1-like isoform X2: MMDSGEVYRVASLRRNSSSIWRNNSGEVFSRSSRDEDDEEALKWAALEKLPTYNRIRKGILTGQDGVETKEIDIQNLGFQEKKQLIERLLRVAEEDNEKFLLKLKNRIDRVGIDIPTIEVRYEHLTIDAEAYIGGRALPTILNYAANYVEGFLSFLHILPSRQKPIRILNDISGIIKPCRLTLLLGPPSSGKTTLLLALAGKLDRNLKVSGKVTYNGHEMDEFVPQRTSAYISQYDLHIGEMTVRETLAFSARCQGAGTGYDMLTELSRREKAANIKPDPDIDVYMKSAALEGQEASVVTDYILKILGLEICADTMLGDEMVRGVSGGQKKRVTTGEMLVGPARALFMDEISTGLDSSTTFQIVNSIRQTIHIMNGTAVISLLQPAPETYDLFDDIILISDQQIVYQGPRENVLDFFESMGFKCPERKGVADFLQEVTSKKDQRQYWARKDEPYTFIPVKDFAEAFQSFHVGRQLGDELATPFNKAKSHPAALTTERYGISKKELLKACTAREYLLMKRNSFVYIFKLFQLLITAVIGMTLFLRTELNKDTINDGGVYLGALFFGLTVILFNGFSELAMTVVKLPVFYKQRDLLFFPAWAYAIPTWILKIPVTIAEVFVWVFVTYYVIGFDPNVERLFRQFFLLLFLHQVASGLFRTVAGLGRNMVVANTVASFVLVILLAFSGFILSRVNVKKWWIWGYWISPLMYGMNGLAVNELLGHSWDKTLPGVPGVAERLGTAVLKSRGFYTGPYWYWIGVGALFGYVLLLNVFFTLALTYLSPFAQVQAVAEDPQSEQTGEEMGSLSRKKSSTSRRSRERSEEIKRSMSSNVSDDANPNRKRGMVLPFQPHSITFDDITYAVDMPAEMKAQGVTEDRLELLKGVSGAFRPGVLTALMGVSGAGKTTLMDVLAGRKTGGYIEGSITISGYPKKQETFARISGYCEQNDIHSPFVTVYESITYSAWLRLPNDVDPATRKMFVEEVMELVELTPLRGALVGLPGVNGLSTEQRKRLTIAVELVANPSIIFMDEPTSGLDARAAAIVMRAVRNTVDTGRTVVCTIHQPSIDIFEAFDELFLMKRGGEEIYVGPLGRHSCHLISYFEGIEGVSKIKDRYNPATWMLEVTSAGQESGLGVNFTELYQNSELYRRNKQLIKDLSVPPPGTKDLFFPTQYSRSFFSQCSACLWKQYWSYWRNPQYNAVRFFFTTVIGLMFGTIFWGLGTKTDRTQDLFNAMGSMYAAVLFLGVQNTSSVQPLVAVERTVFYRERAAGMYSALPYAFGQIVIEIPYVLIQSIIYSLLVYSMIGFEWTTEKYFWYLFFTFFSMLYFTYYGMMTVAITPNHNIAAIIGSAFYGLWNLFSGFVIPRPRMAIWWRWYYWACPVAWSLYGLVVTQFGDIQTPLETQETVEQFLNSYFGFKNSFLPVVAVVIVGINVFFAFVFAFAIRTLNFQKR, encoded by the exons ATGATGGACAGTGGAGAGGTTTACAGAGTAGCAAGTTTAAGAAGGAATAGTTCATCAATATGGAGGAATAATTCAGGTGAAGTGTTTTCAAGATCATctagagatgaagatgatgaagaagcatTAAAATGGGCTGCTTTGGAGAAACTACCAACTTATAATCGTATAAGAAAAGGGATTCTAACTGGACAAGATGGTGTTGAAActaaagaaattgatattcagAATCTTGGGTTTCAAGAGAAAAAGCAGTTAATTGAGAGATTATTGAGAGTTGCTGAAGAAGATAATGAGAAGTTTTTGCTTAAACTCAAAAATCGAATTGATAG AGTTGGAATTGACATTCCAACAATTGAAGTAAGGTATGAGCATCTAACTATAGATGCAGAAGCTTATATTGGTGGCAGAGCTTTACCAACAATTCTCAACTATGCTGCAAATTATGTAGag GGTTTTTTGAGTTTTCTACATATTCTGCCAAGTAGACAGAAACCCATTAGAATCCTGAATGATATTAGTGGAATCATCAAGCCTTGCAG ACTGACACTGCTATTAGGACCACCAAGTTCTGGAAAGACTACTCTACTCTTGGCTTTAGCTGGGAAGCTTGATAGAAATCTTAAG GTATCTGGGAAAGTGACTTATAATGGGCATGAAATGGATGAGTTTGTTCCTCAAAGAACATCAGCATATATCAGTCAATATGATCTTCATATCGGAGAAATGACTGTCAGAGAAACCTTGGCTTTTTCGGCGAGATGTCAAGGAGCTGGAACCGGTTATG ATATGTTGACTGAACTATCAAGAAGAGAAAAAGCAGCAAATATCAAACCTgatccggatattgatgtctacATGAAG TCAGCAGCATTGGAAGGGCAAGAAGCAAGTGTGGTCACAGACTATATTTTAAAG attttgggGCTGGAAATTTGTGCTGATACCATGCTGGGTGATGAAATGGTGAGGGGTGTCTCTGGTGGCCAAAAGAAGCGTGTTACAACAG GGGAAATGCTGGTTGGACCTGCAAGGGCATTGTTCATGGACGAGATATCTACTGGTCTAGACAGTTCGACGACATTTCAGATTGTGAATTCAATTAGGCAAACCATCCATATTATGAATGGAACTGCTGTGATCTCTCTTCTTCAGCCAGCACCAGAAACATATGATCTGTTCGATGACATTATTCTAATCTCGGATCAGCAGATTGTTTACCAGGGTCCCCGTGAAAATGTTCTTGATTTTTTTGAATCTATGGGCTTCAAATGTCCAGAGAGGAAAGGAGTTGCAGACTTCTTGCAAGAA GTGACATCGAAAAAAGATCAGAGACAGTACTGGGCGCGTAAAGATGAGCCTTATACTTTTATTCCAGTGAAAGATTTTGCTGAGGCTTTCCAGTCGTTTCATGTTGGTCGACAATTAGGCGACGAACTAGCCACTCCTTTCAACAAAGCAAAGAGCCACCCGGCTGCTTTAACAACAGAGAGATACGGAATTAGCAAGAAGGAACTTCTGAAAGCTTGTACTGCAAGAGAGTATTTATTGATGAAGAGGAATTCGTTCGTTTACATCTTCAAATTGTTTCAA CTTCTGATAACAGCTGTAATAGGAATGACACTCTTCTTGCGTACTGAATTGAACAAAGACACCATTAATGATGGTGGAGTTTATCTGGGAGCGCTGTTCTTTGGTCTGACAGTGATTTTGTTTAACGGATTTTCGGAACTTGCAATGACTGTTGTAAAGCTTCCCGTCTTTTACAAGCAAAGAGACCTGCTTTTCTTTCCAGCATGGGCTTATGCTATTCCTACATGGATCCTCAAAATTCCTGTGACAATTGCAGAAGTTTTTGTGTGGGTCTTTGTCACTTACTATGTAATTGGATTCGACCCAAACGTTGAAAG GCTGTTTAGACAGTTCTTTCTGCTCCTGTTTCTTCACCAGGTGGCTTCAGGACTATTCAGAACAGTTGCAGGACTTGGGAGAAACATGGTTGTTGCAAATACAGTTGCCTCGTTTGTGTTAGTCATTCTTTTGGCTTTCAGTGGTTTCATTTTGTCACGAG TAAATGTAAAAAAATGGTGGATATGGGGATATTGGATATCTCCATTGATGTATGGAATGAATGGACTTGCAGTTAACGAGTTGCTTGGGCATAGTTGGGACAAG ACTCTTCCCGGTGTTCCCGGTGTTGCAGAGAGACTGGGAACTGCTGTTTTGAAATCACGTGGATTCTATACAGGACCATATTGGTACTGGATTGGAGTAGGGGCGTTGTTCGGATATGTTCTCTTATTAAACGTGTTTTTCACTCTGGCACTTACTTATCTAAGCC CATTTGCACAGGTTCAGGCTGTAGCTGAAGATCCACAATCTGAACAAACAGGAGAAGAGATGGGCTCATTATCTAGGAAAAAGAGCTCAACAAGCCGTCGAAGTAGAG AAAGGAGTGAAGAGATAAAGAGAAGTATGTCATCAAATGTATCTGATGATGCTAATCCGAACAGAAAACGTGGAATGGTACTTCCATTTCAACCTCATTCTATCACTTTTGACGACATTACATATGCGGTCGACATGCCAGCG GAAATGAAAGCTCAAGGAGTCACCGAAGATAGGTTGGAGCTCCTTAAGGGTGTCAGTGGAGCTTTTAGGCCCGGAGTTCTTACAGCTTTGATGGGTGTTAGTGGTGCTGGTAAGACTACTCTTATGGATGTCTTGGCAGGAAGAAAAACTGGTGGATATATTGAAGGAAGCATCACAATATCTGGCTACCCAAAGAAACAAGAAACGTTCGCTCgtatttctggatactgtgaacAGAACGATATTCATTCTCCCTTTGTGACTGTCTATGAGTCAATTACGTATTCTGCTTGGCTTCGGTTACCTAATGATGTTGATCCTGCGACAAGAAAG ATGTTCGTTGAAGAAGTTATGGAGTTAGTAGAACTGACTCCGTTGCGGGGAGCATTGGTTGGGCTGCCCGGTGTGAATGGTCTCTCAACTGAACAGAGGAAGAGGTTAACCATTGCAGTTGAGCTTGTTGCAAACCCATCTATAATTTTTATGGATGAACCAACATCTGGGCTTGATGCGAGGGCAGCAGCCATTGTGATGAGAGCAGTGAGGAACACTGTTGATACAGGAAGAACTGTTGTGTGCACCATTCACCAACCCAGTATTGATATATTTGAAGCTTTCGATGAG TTGTTCCTAATGAAGCGGGGAGGGGAGGAAATATACGTTGGTCCATTGGGTCGCCATTCTTGCCATCTGATCAGTTACTTTGAG GGAATCGAAGGGGTCAGTAAAATTAAAGATAGGTATAATCCAGCAACATGGATGTTGGAGGTTACTTCAGCTGGACAAGAAAGTGGCCTAGGTGTTAACTTCACTGAATTATACCAAAACTCGGAACTTTATAG GAGGAACAAACAGCTCATCAAGGATCTAAGTGTCCCTCCTCCTGGTACAAAAGACCTTTTTTTCCCAACTCAGTACTCAAGATCCTTCTTCAGTCAATGCTCAGCTTGCCTGTGGAAACAATATTGGTCATACTGGAGAAATCCTCAATATAATGCAGTGAGATTCTTTTTTACAACCGTCATCGGGTTGATGTTCGGTACAATTTTCTGGGGTCTTGGGACCAAGAC GGATAGGACACAAGATCTGTTTAATGCTATGGGTTCTATGTATGCTGCTGTTCTCTTTCTCGGTGTGCAAAATACATCCTCAGTTCAGCCACTAGTTGCTGTTGAACGAACGGTCTTTTATAGAGAAAGAGCAGCTGGAATGTATTCTGCCTTGCCTTATGCCTTTGGACAG ATTGTAATTGAGATCCCGTATGTCCTTATTCAGTCAATCATTTATTCACTTCTTGTGTATTCCATGATTGGGTTTGAATGGACAACTGAGAAATACTTTTGGTATTTATTCTTTACGTTCTTCTCAATGTTATACTTCACATACTATGGGATGATGACCGTGGCTATAACTCCTAACCACAACATCGCCGCTATAATTGGTTCTGCTTTCTACGGTTTATGGAATCTGTTCTCTGGTTTCGTTATCCCAAGACCG AGAATGGCTATTTGGTGGAGATGGTATTACTGGGCATGCCCCGTCGCTTGGTCATTATACGGACTAGTCGTTACACAGTTTGGAGATATACAAACCCCGCTCGAAACACAGGAAACTGTAGAACAATTTTTAAATAGTTACTTTGGATTTAAAAATAGCTTCCTACCAGTGGTTGCAGTTGTTATTGTTGGCATCAATGTGTTCTTTGCTTTTGTCTTCGCCTTCGCCATCAGAACACTTAACTTCCAGAAAAGATAG